The proteins below come from a single Polynucleobacter sp. MWH-UH23A genomic window:
- a CDS encoding GGDEF domain-containing protein — translation MGFMGIFALFLYSLSFITQAGTAFFSFLLAIKSPTRYKWGWLFLCLGLTLMLGRRISPIFSILETNHFNMTDAILSLTISASLLIGTIGIHKLMSQVNTENQLMSILSQLDPLTNCLSRTETLYQLSNEIKRSQRTKKPFAVLELDIDHFKLINDEHGHNIGDEVLHSLATYIRSLLRSNDHFGRVGGEEFIIILPDTDEQQAKIIAERIREQVERKVDYSLSSVKPIQLTISIGICIAEITGSITAINDFCKVLIKQADEAMYRAKNNGRNQVAF, via the coding sequence ATGGGCTTTATGGGCATATTTGCTTTATTTTTATATTCTCTATCTTTTATAACGCAAGCAGGAACAGCTTTCTTTTCCTTTTTGCTAGCAATCAAATCGCCGACAAGGTACAAGTGGGGCTGGCTTTTTCTATGCCTTGGTTTAACTTTAATGTTAGGGCGAAGAATTAGCCCTATTTTTTCCATATTAGAAACTAATCACTTCAATATGACAGATGCCATTCTTTCCTTGACAATCTCAGCCTCGCTTTTAATTGGAACTATTGGCATTCACAAACTAATGTCTCAAGTAAACACTGAGAATCAATTAATGTCGATCCTCTCTCAACTTGATCCACTAACCAATTGCTTAAGTCGTACAGAAACTTTATACCAGTTATCTAATGAAATTAAGAGATCCCAGAGAACAAAAAAACCTTTCGCTGTACTTGAGTTAGATATCGACCACTTTAAGCTTATCAATGATGAACACGGCCACAATATCGGCGACGAAGTACTTCACTCATTGGCTACTTATATTAGAAGTCTATTGCGCAGTAATGATCACTTTGGGCGTGTGGGTGGAGAGGAGTTCATTATTATTCTTCCCGATACTGACGAGCAGCAAGCCAAGATAATCGCAGAGCGTATTAGAGAGCAGGTTGAGAGAAAAGTTGACTATAGCCTATCAAGCGTTAAGCCAATTCAGCTGACCATTAGCATTGGCATATGCATTGCTGAAATAACTGGGTCGATTACTGCTATTAATGATTTTTGCAAAGTTCTTATAAAGCAAGCAGATGAGGCAATGTATAGGGCAAAAAATAACGGCAGAAATCAAGTTGCCTTTTAG